The DNA region TAAATTCACCTGACCAGTAATGAGTAACGGTTCATCAGTAGCGAGCAATTCTTCGAATTCAAGAAATGTTCTTGGGAATACAATACATTCAATCTTTCCTGAAAGGTCTTCCAATGTCGCAAAACACATACGGTCACCTTTTTTGGTCATGATGTTCTTTCGTTCAACAATCATTCCACCAAGAACAATATCGCGCTTCCCATCTCCAGTTAAACCTTGAACTTCAGCAATTGGCATCGATGCCATTTGTAAAAGAATATCAGAATAGCGATCAAGCGGATGTCCTGAAACGTAAACTCCAATGAGCTCAGCTTCATGGAGAAGCTTTTCTCTATCGTCAAAGTCTTCAACAGGATTTATATCCAAAAGCTCTTTTGTCGACTGCTTCGCTTCTTCGGCCATTGCTCCAATATCAAATAGGCTCGTTTGCCCCAACTCTTTTTCTTTTTGTCTCTTTTGAGCATAACTAACGACCATCTCCATATTTTCGAGCATCGTCTTACGGTTAAACTCTTTCTCGCAGTCATCGAATCCACCAACTTTGATAAGACACTCGACAACACGTTTAGAAACAAGCTTTAAATTCACTCGTTCACAAAAATCAATGAAACCAATATAAGGTCCATTTTCTGTTCTCTCGCGAACAATCTCTTCAACGGCATTTTCACCAACGTTCTTGATCGCCCCCATACCAAAGCGAAGATTATCTTCGACAACATTAAAGTGCCAAAGGGACTCATTCACATCAGGAGGAAGAACTTCAACATCATAGTTCTTTGCATCGTTAATATACGTCGTTACCTTTTCAGCGTTTGAAAGCTCCGTTGAAAGAAGTCCTGCAAAGAAACACGCTGGATAGTAATATTTCAAAAATGCTGTTTGATAAGAAATATAAGAATAGGCAACAGCGTGTGATTTGTTAAAACCATACTCCGCAAATTTCGCCATCAGATCATAGAGGTGCTCGGCGATCTTAAGGTCATAGCCTCTTTCTTCGGCACCAGTTAAGAAGATCTGCTTGTGCTTTTCCATTTCCTTGAGCTTCTTCTTACCCATGGCACGTCTAAGCATATCCGCTTGACCAAGAGAGTAACCAGCAATGATCCTTGCAATGTTCATTACCTGCTCTTGATAAACAATAATTCCGTACGTATCTTTTAGAATTGGTCTAAGATCTTCAAAAGGATAAGCTTCCTCTTTACGCCCGTGCTTAATCTCAACGAACTCATCGTGCATTCCCGATCCCATCGGTCCAGGACGGTAAAGCGCGTTGATGGCGGTAATATCATCGATTGAATCAGGCATAATTCTCTTACAAAGATCGATCATACCAGAAGATTCAAGCTGGAAGACACCAGTGGTATTTCCATCACCAATAAATTTAAAAACATTTTGATCTTCATAATCAATGGCCTCGATATCAAAGCCTTTAACGTGATCTCTTTTAATAAAATCACAAGCAAGATCAATTACGGTAAGTGTTTTAAGACCGAGAAAGTCAAATTTAACAAGACCGATTTGCTCACCAAAGTCTTTATCAAATTGAATAACCTTCTCACCCTTACCACCTTTAAAAAGTGGACAGTACTCAACGAGAGGAAGGTTGGTAATAACAACCCCAGCAGCGTGAATACCAGCGTGGCGATAAAGCCCTTCTAGTCTTTTAGATATTGTGAAAATTTGACGAATCTTTGGATCCGTTTCAATAAGCTCTTGAAGTTTAGGCTCCATATCAATGGCCTTTTCAAGAGAGATTCCAATCTCATCAGGAATAAGCTTAGAGACCATATTGGCTTCAGCAAAAGAGAGATCAAATACTCTGGCGACATCTTTTACAACGGCCTTGGCCTGAAGCTTACCAAAAGTAATGATCTGACCAACTTTATCTTCACCATATTTTTGCGTTACATACTCAATAACTCTTTGACGTCCAGCCTGACAGAAATCGACGTCAAAGTCTGGCATCGAAATACGTTCTGGGTTAATGAAACGCTCAAAGAGAAGGTTGTATGGAAGAGGATCGATGTTGGTAATAAGCATGGCATAGGCAACGAGAGAACCCGCCCCAGATCCACGACCAGGACCAACAGGAATTCCATTATCTTTTGACCATTGAATGAAATCGGCAACGATCAGAAAATATCCAGGGAATCCCATATCAATAATCATATCAACTTCATATTTAAGTCGATCATAATACTTAGGTCTTAATTCTGATTCCCAATTATCTTGTTGAATTAATTTCGTAAAATGCGGACCTTTAAATCTCTCTTCAAGTCCTTCTGATGTGATTCGACGAAAGTAATCATTCATCGGCTCCCCTGTATCAATAGGATAGTCAGGAAGGTGATAAATCTGTTTTCCATCATCATCAGTCCACTTGAGCTCAACATTACATTTGTCAGCGATTTCAAGTGTATGATCACAGGCCTCTGGAATATAAGAGAAGGCACTTCTCATCTCCTCTGGAGACTTGTAGTAGAATTCCTGAGAAGTCATACGCATACGATTTTCATCGGCATATGTCTTTCCCGTTTGAACACACAGAAGAACTTCTTGTGCCTTCGCATCTTCAGGTGTCATATAGTGACAGTCATTCGTTGCAACAACTTTTAACTGATTTTCCTTGGCGTACTCGATGACTTTTTCATTAACAATCTTCTGCTCAGGAAGACCATTTTCTTGAATCTCTAGATAGAAGTCGTCTTTTCCAAATACATCGACAAGTTTCTCAATGGCCTTCACGGCCCTGTCATCTTGACCAGTGAAGAAATTGTATCCAACCTCGCCTTTTAAACAAGCTGTCGTACAAATAAGACCTTCAGAGTGTTCTCTTAAAAGTTCAATATCAGCTCTTGGCTTATAGTAGAACCCTTCCATATAAGCTTTTGATAAAAGTTTACAAAGGTTCTTAAAACCTGTGTTGTCTTTAGCCAGAAGAATTAAATGGTGAATTTGTCTTGATGCTTCTTCTTCATCTTGAGAACTCGCTGTCTTAGTTCTCTTGGCCGCACGACGATCATGGCGTGAACCAGGAGTGAAATAAATTTCAGAACCCAAGATTGGTTTAATGCCCGCATCTTTACAGCGACAATAAAAGTCGATCGCCCCAAACATATTTCCGTGATCGGTCTGAGCAATTGCAGGAACCCCAAGCTCTTGTGCTCTTGGAATTAAGTCCTTTAATCGAATAGCTCCATCAAGGAGAGAATATTGGGTGTGAAGATGAAGGTGAACAAAACTGTCTGGGTGTGTTTCTTGAAAAGATTTTGGAGTTTCCTCACTCATAGATAAATGCCTCAAAACTTGTGTGTCTGTCAGATTTGATTCTACCGTTTTCAGGGTCTTTTGTCAGTTGATGACGCGACACAAATACACATTTTAAGCATTTCTAACTATCTGAAATAAGGATATTAATACTTAAATATTGAGATACCTCTTAAAGTGATCAATGACATTGCTAGGAAGCGTCAATATATTGGAAATCTTTCCTCCAAAGCGACCACCAAGTCCACCCCACTGATTTTCATTAATGAGCTTTGCATCTTTTTGATCTGATAAATTGGAAAAGAGCACTTGCCCTTCAAAGACAACGATTTCTGTCTCTCCTAAAAGAGGATTCACTTTCAAAAAGTAATCAGTCCCACGCACTCCAATTGAGGCCTGCTTAGAAAAGATCACTCCCTTATTTTGCTTCTTTCTAAGATAACTCTTCCAGCGACAAATCCCTTTTGTAATTTCATATTTCTTTTGAACTTCCTTAGAAGTTAAGGCCAGATTCATTTCACTACTTGGTCCTAGAACAATGTGATTACCCCACTCTTTAATTTCAAGTTTTATAAAACTTGCCTTCTTAGTTTCTAAAACCCCCTTACCCTGAAGTGTATCACCTAATTTTAAAACCTTTCCATTATAGGAAGCACTTCCTTTAAGCTTTATTATCTTAGCTGTAGGGAGAGCGAGAATAGAAAATGAGAGAAAAAAGAAAAGAGAAAATACAATAGATTTCACAAAGGCTCCTAAAAAGAAATTTCAGCTATTTTCTCACTAGATCGCCTTTGATGCAAA from Halobacteriovorax sp. GB3 includes:
- the dnaE gene encoding DNA polymerase III subunit alpha, whose amino-acid sequence is MSEETPKSFQETHPDSFVHLHLHTQYSLLDGAIRLKDLIPRAQELGVPAIAQTDHGNMFGAIDFYCRCKDAGIKPILGSEIYFTPGSRHDRRAAKRTKTASSQDEEEASRQIHHLILLAKDNTGFKNLCKLLSKAYMEGFYYKPRADIELLREHSEGLICTTACLKGEVGYNFFTGQDDRAVKAIEKLVDVFGKDDFYLEIQENGLPEQKIVNEKVIEYAKENQLKVVATNDCHYMTPEDAKAQEVLLCVQTGKTYADENRMRMTSQEFYYKSPEEMRSAFSYIPEACDHTLEIADKCNVELKWTDDDGKQIYHLPDYPIDTGEPMNDYFRRITSEGLEERFKGPHFTKLIQQDNWESELRPKYYDRLKYEVDMIIDMGFPGYFLIVADFIQWSKDNGIPVGPGRGSGAGSLVAYAMLITNIDPLPYNLLFERFINPERISMPDFDVDFCQAGRQRVIEYVTQKYGEDKVGQIITFGKLQAKAVVKDVARVFDLSFAEANMVSKLIPDEIGISLEKAIDMEPKLQELIETDPKIRQIFTISKRLEGLYRHAGIHAAGVVITNLPLVEYCPLFKGGKGEKVIQFDKDFGEQIGLVKFDFLGLKTLTVIDLACDFIKRDHVKGFDIEAIDYEDQNVFKFIGDGNTTGVFQLESSGMIDLCKRIMPDSIDDITAINALYRPGPMGSGMHDEFVEIKHGRKEEAYPFEDLRPILKDTYGIIVYQEQVMNIARIIAGYSLGQADMLRRAMGKKKLKEMEKHKQIFLTGAEERGYDLKIAEHLYDLMAKFAEYGFNKSHAVAYSYISYQTAFLKYYYPACFFAGLLSTELSNAEKVTTYINDAKNYDVEVLPPDVNESLWHFNVVEDNLRFGMGAIKNVGENAVEEIVRERTENGPYIGFIDFCERVNLKLVSKRVVECLIKVGGFDDCEKEFNRKTMLENMEMVVSYAQKRQKEKELGQTSLFDIGAMAEEAKQSTKELLDINPVEDFDDREKLLHEAELIGVYVSGHPLDRYSDILLQMASMPIAEVQGLTGDGKRDIVLGGMIVERKNIMTKKGDRMCFATLEDLSGKIECIVFPRTFLEFEELLATDEPLLITGQVNLSEDPRKIFPTKIQKLKDQAETRVTSVRINVNIDKFNEYKLESLKRVLLSYRGSVPMHIIFEHENGRARLPLGEDYLVNPTPKLAAKVNEVLNENGVKFIVDGRLEDINTIQ
- a CDS encoding FecR domain-containing protein, giving the protein MKSIVFSLFFFLSFSILALPTAKIIKLKGSASYNGKVLKLGDTLQGKGVLETKKASFIKLEIKEWGNHIVLGPSSEMNLALTSKEVQKKYEITKGICRWKSYLRKKQNKGVIFSKQASIGVRGTDYFLKVNPLLGETEIVVFEGQVLFSNLSDQKDAKLINENQWGGLGGRFGGKISNILTLPSNVIDHFKRYLNI